A region from the Salvia splendens isolate huo1 chromosome 15, SspV2, whole genome shotgun sequence genome encodes:
- the LOC121767357 gene encoding transcription factor bHLH93-like: MEISTQHSLLEELIIDSSFSTEFFQNTWNFAQSPDFYVPSTNPSFMDLISPPEFGNPFPFFDALTSPELGSLDDPPPMSIHDDYAAATMEVNTQISGERKSKSKKPQGQPSKNLMAERRRRKRLNDRLSMLRSIVPKISKMDRTSILGDTIDYMRELLDKIHKLREEGVDSKVMEHQMQLRNPPKFEVERRSEDTRIEVCCTAKPGLLLSTLATLDTIGLDIQQCVISCFNDFSLQASCYEDAEQRAMVSSEDVKQALFTNAGYGGRCL; this comes from the exons atggAGATTAGTACTCAACACAGTCTCTTAGAGGAATTGATAATCGATTCATCTTTCTCAACCGAATTCTTCCAAAACACTTGGAACTTCGCTCAATCCCCAGATTTTTACGTGCCTTCCACCAATCCTTCATTCATGGACCTCATCTCGCCGCCGGAATTCGGTAATCCTTTCCCCTTTTTCGATGCCCTAACTTCGCCGGAGTTGGGCTCCTTGGACGATCCGCCGCCAATGTCGATTCACGATGACTACGCGGCGGCGACAATGGAAGTGAATACACAAATTAGCGGCGAGAGGAAGAGCAAATCGAAGAAACCGCAGGGGCAGCCGTCGAAGAATCTGATGGCGGAGAGGCGGCGCCGGAAGCGGCTCAACGATCGCCTATCCATGCTCCGGTCGATCGTACCGAAGATTAGCAAG ATGGATAGGACGTCTATACTGGGTGACACCATTGATTACATGAGAGAGTTGCTTGATAAGATTCATAAGCTAAGGGAAGAAGGCGTGGATTCGAAAGTGATGGAGCACCAAATGCAGCTCAGGAACCCTCCCAAG TTTGAGGTAGAAAGGAGAAGCGAGGATACTCGAATCGAGGTGTGTTGCACTGCGAAACCGGGGTTATTGCTGTCTACTCTTGCCACACTCGACACTATAGGCCTCGACATACAACAATGTGTAATTAGTTGTTTCAACGATTTTTCTCTCCAAGCTTCTTGTTACGAG GATGCTGAGCAACGAGCAATGGTGAGTTCTGAAGATGTAAAGCAGGCATTGTTCACAAATGCAGGCTATGGTGGGAGATGCCTCTAG